A single window of Streptomyces sp. NBC_00464 DNA harbors:
- the serB gene encoding phosphoserine phosphatase SerB yields the protein MSASQPPQSSLSPEPPESRRDADTPTLLVKIFGKDRPGITAGLFDTLAAYSVEVVDIEQVVTRGRIVLCALVTAPTAGGTTEGDLRATVHSWAESLKLQAEIISGTGDNRPRGDGRSHVTVLGHPLTAESTAAIAARITSTGGNIDRIFRLAKYPVTAVEFAVSGTGTETLRTALAVEAAGIGVDVAVVSAGLSRRAQRLVVMDVDSTLIQDEVIELFAAHAGCEAEVAAVTEQAMRGELDFEQSLHARVALLAGLDVSVVEKVRADVRLTPGARTLIRTLKRLGYQVGVVSGGFTQVTDDLKERLGLDFASANTLEVVDGKLTGRVTGDIVDRAGKARLLRRFAAEAGVPLAQTVAIGDGANDLDMLNAAGLGVAFNAKPVVREAAHTAVNVPFLDTVLYLLGITREEVEAADGLVE from the coding sequence ATGAGCGCATCTCAGCCCCCTCAGTCCTCCCTGTCTCCTGAGCCTCCTGAGTCACGTCGGGACGCAGACACGCCCACCCTTCTCGTGAAGATCTTCGGGAAGGACCGGCCCGGAATCACCGCCGGGCTGTTCGACACTCTCGCCGCCTACTCGGTCGAGGTCGTCGACATCGAGCAGGTCGTCACCCGTGGCCGCATCGTCCTGTGCGCGCTGGTCACCGCCCCGACCGCGGGCGGGACCACCGAGGGCGACCTGCGGGCCACCGTGCACAGCTGGGCGGAGTCCCTGAAGCTGCAGGCCGAGATCATCTCCGGCACGGGCGACAACCGCCCGCGCGGCGACGGCCGTTCGCATGTGACGGTGCTCGGGCACCCGCTCACCGCGGAGTCGACCGCCGCCATAGCGGCCAGGATCACCTCGACCGGCGGGAACATCGACCGGATCTTCCGGCTGGCGAAGTATCCCGTCACCGCCGTCGAGTTCGCGGTGTCCGGCACCGGGACCGAGACGCTGCGCACCGCGCTGGCCGTCGAGGCCGCCGGGATCGGCGTCGACGTGGCGGTCGTCTCGGCCGGGCTGAGCCGCCGGGCGCAGCGACTCGTCGTGATGGACGTCGACTCGACGCTCATCCAGGACGAGGTCATCGAGCTGTTCGCGGCCCATGCCGGCTGCGAGGCCGAGGTCGCCGCGGTGACCGAGCAGGCCATGCGCGGTGAGCTCGACTTCGAGCAGTCGCTGCATGCGCGGGTGGCGCTGCTGGCGGGACTGGACGTGTCGGTGGTGGAGAAGGTGCGCGCCGACGTACGGCTGACACCGGGTGCGCGCACCCTGATCCGTACGCTGAAGCGGCTCGGCTACCAAGTGGGCGTCGTCTCGGGCGGGTTCACACAGGTGACGGACGACCTCAAGGAGCGGCTCGGGCTCGACTTCGCCTCTGCCAACACCCTGGAGGTCGTCGACGGGAAGCTCACCGGCCGGGTGACAGGCGACATCGTCGACCGGGCGGGCAAGGCCCGGCTGCTGCGCCGCTTCGCCGCGGAGGCCGGGGTGCCGCTGGCGCAGACGGTGGCGATCGGTGACGGGGCGAACGACCTGGACATGCTGAACGCCGCCGGGCTCGGGGTCGCCTTCAACGCCAAGCCGGTGGTCCGCGAGGCCGCGCACACCGCGGTGAACGTGCCGTTCCTGGACACCGTGCTCTATCTGCTCGGCATCACCCGCGAGGAGGTCGAGGCCGCCGACGGCCTCGTCGAATAG
- a CDS encoding CynX/NimT family MFS transporter has protein sequence MRDDETTPRTRTLDPAAPAAPLIEVPAREGGPAPWVFRLVAVGLVLAALNLRPAITSLGALLEEVRDGLHMSGSVAGVLTSVPPLCFAVFGVMAPRLARRFGPGAVVCAGMVAITAGLVIRPLVGGTAGFLAASALALMGIAVSNVLMPVIVKRWFPDRVGSMTGLYSMALALGTSLAAAVTVPMTDAMDGSWKAGLGIWAALAAVAILPWIPLVRDRGGSAGHPAAHRPEAPALRITRSRTAWALACFFGLQATAAYITMGWMPQIFRDAGVSAGTAGVLLALIMAMGVPLAFVIPRVAARMKNQGPIVVVLGACGLIGYAGLYFAPSGGAWVWALLLGISNCAFPLALTMIGMRSRSGAGVVRLSAFAQSTGYLISIPGPLLVGVLYQHSGGWGLPIALMAALMVPQMVAGILAGRDRTIEDEC, from the coding sequence ATGCGTGACGACGAAACCACTCCCCGGACCAGGACTCTGGACCCCGCCGCACCAGCGGCCCCCCTGATCGAGGTGCCCGCCCGGGAGGGCGGCCCCGCCCCCTGGGTGTTCCGCCTGGTCGCTGTCGGGCTCGTCCTCGCCGCGCTCAACCTCCGCCCCGCCATCACCAGCCTCGGCGCCCTCCTCGAAGAGGTACGCGACGGGCTGCACATGAGCGGCAGCGTCGCCGGGGTGCTCACCTCCGTACCCCCGCTCTGCTTCGCGGTCTTCGGCGTCATGGCGCCGCGCCTGGCCCGCCGCTTCGGGCCGGGCGCGGTCGTCTGCGCGGGCATGGTCGCCATCACGGCGGGTCTGGTCATCAGGCCCCTCGTCGGCGGCACGGCCGGCTTCCTCGCCGCGAGCGCGCTCGCCCTGATGGGCATCGCCGTCAGCAACGTCCTGATGCCGGTGATCGTCAAGCGCTGGTTCCCCGACCGCGTCGGCTCCATGACCGGTCTCTACTCCATGGCCCTCGCCCTCGGCACCTCACTCGCCGCGGCCGTGACCGTGCCCATGACCGACGCGATGGACGGCAGTTGGAAGGCCGGGCTGGGCATCTGGGCCGCCCTCGCCGCCGTCGCGATCCTGCCCTGGATCCCGCTGGTACGGGACCGCGGCGGGTCCGCCGGACACCCCGCGGCCCACCGGCCGGAGGCCCCCGCACTCCGGATCACCCGCAGCCGCACCGCCTGGGCCCTCGCCTGCTTCTTCGGCCTCCAGGCCACCGCCGCCTACATCACCATGGGGTGGATGCCGCAGATCTTCCGGGACGCCGGGGTCTCGGCCGGCACGGCGGGCGTCCTGCTCGCCCTCATCATGGCCATGGGGGTGCCGCTCGCCTTCGTCATCCCGAGGGTCGCCGCCCGGATGAAGAACCAGGGACCGATCGTCGTCGTCCTCGGCGCCTGCGGCCTCATCGGCTACGCGGGCCTCTACTTCGCCCCGTCCGGCGGGGCCTGGGTCTGGGCACTGCTCCTCGGCATCTCGAACTGCGCCTTCCCGCTCGCCCTCACCATGATCGGCATGCGCTCCCGCAGCGGCGCCGGAGTGGTCCGGCTGTCCGCGTTCGCCCAGTCCACCGGCTATCTCATCTCGATCCCCGGCCCGCTCCTGGTGGGCGTGCTCTACCAGCACAGTGGCGGCTGGGGACTGCCGATCGCGCTGATGGCGGCCCTGATGGTGCCCCAGATGGTGGCGGGAATCCTGGCAGGACGGGACCGGACGATCGAGGACGAATGCTGA
- a CDS encoding SixA phosphatase family protein — MSVDTPRRIVLLRHAKAEWSQDSDHERPLAERGRKDAPVAGRKLVDSGIVFDLALCSTAARTRETWKLAVHEMPERPRTVYEERLYEASLGELIALVNETPDDVRDLLVIGHNPGMHAIADALAGTADGDALARMTRGGFPTAAFAVVEIPGTWKGVEHGVGKLVEYWTPND; from the coding sequence ATGAGCGTCGATACACCTCGCAGGATCGTCCTTCTCAGGCATGCAAAGGCGGAATGGTCGCAGGACTCCGACCATGAGCGGCCGCTCGCGGAGCGCGGCCGCAAGGACGCCCCCGTGGCAGGCCGCAAACTCGTCGATTCCGGGATCGTCTTCGATCTGGCCCTCTGCTCGACCGCGGCCAGGACGCGCGAGACGTGGAAGCTGGCCGTGCACGAGATGCCGGAGCGCCCCAGGACCGTGTACGAGGAGCGGCTCTACGAGGCCTCGCTCGGCGAGCTGATCGCGCTGGTCAACGAGACCCCCGACGACGTCCGCGATCTGCTGGTGATCGGCCACAACCCCGGCATGCACGCCATCGCCGACGCCCTGGCGGGCACGGCCGATGGCGACGCCCTGGCGCGGATGACCCGCGGCGGCTTCCCGACCGCCGCGTTCGCCGTGGTCGAGATCCCCGGCACCTGGAAGGGTGTGGAGCACGGCGTCGGCAAGCTCGTCGAGTACTGGACTCCGAACGACTGA
- a CDS encoding transglycosylase SLT domain-containing protein — translation MSASSIPGRLRNLNKTQKLSVVGISAVAAAALSLSLVPGNAEAKTEPQALSAAPVVFGSAASAPQAKTIQASIIEQHSTAEQLVKAADTARAKKAAAVQAKVDAVAKADAKKAKAKAAAKWKAKKAAEKRSSHAASRSESRTHVYANNLDGWIKESLAIMKDKGIPGTYDGLHRNIIRESSGNPNAINDWDVNAVNGVPSIGLLQIIKPTFDAYHVSGTPHTQYDPVANLTAAANYAADKYGSIDNVNSAY, via the coding sequence ATGTCCGCGTCCAGCATTCCCGGCCGTCTCCGTAACCTGAACAAGACCCAGAAGCTCTCCGTCGTCGGCATCTCCGCCGTCGCCGCCGCTGCCCTCTCCTTGTCCCTGGTACCCGGTAACGCCGAGGCCAAGACCGAGCCTCAGGCACTCTCCGCCGCCCCCGTCGTCTTCGGATCCGCCGCATCGGCCCCGCAGGCCAAGACCATCCAGGCCAGCATCATCGAGCAGCACTCCACCGCCGAGCAGCTGGTCAAGGCCGCCGACACCGCGCGGGCCAAGAAGGCCGCCGCCGTGCAGGCGAAGGTCGACGCCGTCGCCAAGGCCGACGCCAAGAAGGCGAAGGCGAAGGCCGCCGCGAAGTGGAAGGCCAAGAAGGCCGCCGAGAAGCGCAGCTCGCACGCCGCCAGCCGCTCCGAGTCCCGTACCCACGTGTACGCGAACAACCTCGACGGCTGGATCAAGGAATCCCTGGCCATCATGAAGGACAAGGGCATCCCGGGCACCTACGACGGGCTGCACCGCAACATCATCCGTGAGTCCAGTGGCAACCCGAACGCCATCAACGACTGGGATGTCAACGCGGTCAACGGTGTCCCGTCGATCGGTCTGCTCCAGATCATCAAGCCGACGTTCGACGCCTACCACGTCAGCGGTACTCCCCACACGCAGTACGACCCGGTCGCCAACCTCACCGCCGCGGCCAACTACGCCGCCGACAAGTACGGCTCGATCGACAACGTCAACAGCGCGTACTGA
- a CDS encoding ABC transporter ATP-binding protein/permease, which translates to MGRGVPELVLELNGRTWTLDPSRSYTLGRDPQGDMTIDDARVSWRHATISWSGRSWFIEDHGSTNGTYVHGQRIHQMEIGPGSTVNLGNATDGPRLSLSGADVYSGQAAAGAQAPAQPPHQAPQQPYQAPQQGGPGGQQPPAQQQAWQQTPQAQPQQPHVPQQGMAPAPHSGGPGGAAGAPPMYGDRSPTTFHQLALGRVMRIGRALENELVVSDLQVSRHHAEFHATPDGRFEIRDLGSHNGTYVNGQPLSKSGSALIGPNDIVGVGHSTFRLVGDRLEEFVDTGEVSFAARHLTVTVDGGKQILKDVSFGVPEKSLIGVIGPSGSGKSTLLKALTGYRPANQGDVLYDNRNLYKQFAELRQRIGLVPQDDILHKELTVTRALKYAAKLRFPADTTEAERQARIHEVLAELKLDIHKDKKVTSLSGGQRKRVSVALELLTKPSLIFLDEPTSGLDPGMDRDVMQLLRGLADDGRTVLVVTHSVAELAICDKLLVMAPGGSVAYFGPPEEALNFFGYSTWADVFSAFENYRDYDWAGRWRGSQHYQMYAADIDAVAAQPVHMPPHQQMRPPKPQGWMTQLWTLMRRYVSVIASDKGFMGLMVILPAVLGIVSVVIPADFGLAPPKPPSRFNGDAGTIMLILVIGMTFSAAANSVRELIKERVIYERERATGLSRSAYLMSKVIVLGVITAIQGVIICGIGFATRDLPAEGLIMPPAIELCVTIIALGFTSMMFGLVISSLVKTSEKTMPLLVMFAIVQVVFTGILFQVYGSPGLEQFAWLMPSRWAIAGAGSTLDLAHLMPPWDQKNPTDLDPLWEHTAGQWGMNISVLLILGIICGFAVARLLRRHEPEVMRK; encoded by the coding sequence GTGGGGCGCGGAGTGCCGGAACTCGTACTGGAATTGAATGGCAGGACCTGGACGCTCGATCCGTCCAGGTCATACACCCTCGGACGTGATCCGCAGGGCGACATGACGATCGACGACGCCAGGGTGTCGTGGCGGCACGCCACGATCAGCTGGAGCGGGCGCAGTTGGTTCATCGAGGACCACGGCAGCACCAACGGCACGTACGTGCACGGTCAGCGGATCCACCAGATGGAGATCGGGCCCGGTTCCACCGTGAACCTGGGCAACGCCACCGACGGGCCCCGGCTGAGCCTCAGCGGCGCCGATGTGTACAGCGGGCAGGCCGCCGCGGGTGCCCAGGCCCCCGCCCAGCCGCCGCACCAGGCCCCGCAGCAGCCGTACCAGGCCCCGCAGCAGGGAGGACCGGGCGGTCAGCAGCCGCCCGCCCAGCAGCAGGCCTGGCAGCAGACGCCTCAGGCCCAGCCGCAGCAGCCGCATGTGCCGCAGCAGGGCATGGCGCCGGCGCCCCACAGCGGCGGCCCCGGCGGCGCGGCGGGGGCGCCGCCGATGTACGGCGACCGGAGCCCGACCACGTTCCACCAGCTGGCCCTCGGCCGGGTGATGCGGATCGGCCGTGCGCTGGAGAACGAGCTGGTCGTCTCCGACCTGCAGGTCTCACGCCACCACGCCGAGTTCCACGCGACACCCGACGGCCGTTTCGAGATCCGCGACCTCGGGTCCCACAACGGCACGTACGTCAACGGTCAGCCGCTCTCGAAGTCCGGCTCCGCGCTCATCGGCCCGAACGACATCGTCGGCGTCGGTCACTCGACCTTCCGGCTCGTCGGCGACCGGCTCGAGGAGTTCGTCGACACCGGTGAGGTCTCCTTCGCCGCCCGCCACCTCACCGTGACGGTCGACGGCGGCAAGCAGATCCTCAAGGACGTCTCGTTCGGCGTCCCGGAGAAGTCGCTGATCGGCGTCATCGGCCCGTCCGGCTCCGGAAAGTCCACCCTGCTCAAGGCGCTCACCGGCTACCGGCCCGCCAACCAGGGTGACGTCCTCTACGACAACCGGAACCTGTACAAGCAGTTCGCCGAGCTGCGCCAGCGTATCGGTCTGGTCCCGCAGGACGACATCCTGCACAAGGAACTCACCGTCACCCGGGCCCTCAAGTACGCCGCCAAGCTCCGCTTCCCCGCGGACACCACGGAGGCGGAGCGCCAGGCCCGGATCCACGAGGTCCTCGCCGAGCTCAAGCTCGACATCCACAAGGACAAGAAGGTCACCTCGCTCTCCGGCGGTCAGCGCAAGCGCGTCTCCGTGGCCCTGGAGCTGCTGACCAAGCCCTCGCTGATCTTCCTGGACGAGCCGACCTCCGGCCTCGACCCGGGCATGGACCGCGATGTCATGCAGCTGCTGCGCGGCCTGGCCGACGACGGCCGTACCGTCCTGGTCGTCACGCACTCGGTCGCCGAGCTGGCCATCTGCGACAAGCTCCTGGTGATGGCCCCGGGCGGTTCCGTCGCCTACTTCGGTCCGCCGGAGGAAGCGCTCAACTTCTTCGGCTACAGCACCTGGGCCGACGTCTTCTCGGCGTTCGAGAACTACCGCGACTACGACTGGGCGGGCCGCTGGCGCGGTTCGCAGCACTACCAGATGTACGCAGCCGACATCGACGCCGTCGCCGCGCAGCCCGTGCACATGCCGCCGCACCAGCAGATGCGCCCGCCGAAGCCGCAGGGCTGGATGACGCAGCTGTGGACGCTGATGCGCCGCTACGTCTCGGTGATCGCGTCCGACAAGGGCTTCATGGGTCTGATGGTGATCCTGCCCGCGGTGCTCGGCATCGTCAGCGTGGTCATCCCGGCGGACTTCGGCCTTGCCCCGCCGAAGCCGCCGTCCCGGTTCAACGGCGACGCCGGAACGATCATGCTGATCCTGGTGATCGGAATGACCTTCTCCGCCGCGGCCAACTCCGTACGAGAACTGATCAAGGAACGCGTCATCTACGAACGGGAACGGGCCACCGGCCTCTCCCGCTCGGCCTACCTGATGTCCAAGGTGATCGTGCTCGGCGTGATCACGGCCATCCAGGGCGTCATCATCTGCGGCATCGGCTTCGCCACCCGCGATCTGCCCGCGGAGGGCCTGATCATGCCGCCGGCCATCGAGCTCTGCGTGACGATCATCGCGCTCGGCTTCACCTCGATGATGTTCGGCCTGGTGATCTCCTCGCTGGTGAAGACCTCCGAGAAGACCATGCCGCTGCTGGTCATGTTCGCGATCGTCCAGGTCGTCTTCACCGGCATCCTCTTCCAGGTGTACGGATCGCCGGGCCTGGAGCAGTTCGCCTGGCTGATGCCGTCGCGCTGGGCCATCGCCGGCGCGGGGTCCACACTCGACCTCGCGCACCTGATGCCGCCGTGGGACCAGAAGAACCCCACGGACCTGGACCCGCTGTGGGAGCACACGGCCGGCCAGTGGGGCATGAACATCTCGGTGCTGCTGATCCTCGGGATCATCTGCGGATTCGCGGTCGCACGGCTGCTGCGCCGCCACGAGCCCGAGGTCATGCGCAAGTAG
- a CDS encoding SGM_5486 family transporter-associated protein, translated as MLDPNPQNGQKKLLLVFGTMLLITVVVGIIASIASP; from the coding sequence GTGCTCGATCCGAATCCCCAGAACGGTCAGAAGAAGCTGCTCCTCGTCTTCGGGACGATGCTGCTGATCACGGTCGTCGTCGGCATCATCGCCTCCATCGCCTCCCCGTGA